One segment of Maridesulfovibrio bastinii DSM 16055 DNA contains the following:
- a CDS encoding SAM hydrolase/SAM-dependent halogenase family protein — MNRTIALLTDFGLTDPYVGQMKGVLAKHAPNSPVIDLSHGVEPFCITQGAFYLWSALNHFPQDTVFVAVIDPGVGTNRRIIGCELGSRVIIAPDNGLVELAEYLSPEAMIVTDLSSLAARKAASATFHGRDIFAPIAAAVSTGEQLSLMGSKLPLRDVARTGISRPVWMENGVEAIVLHRDRFGNLILNIRDNHVLPERVVLPENPPRYPDSRIVRRAACYAELQPRTTGLIIGSQGFYELAVNKGSAAQELSLGPGDSVTFTW, encoded by the coding sequence ATGAACAGAACTATCGCCCTTCTTACAGATTTCGGTCTGACCGATCCTTATGTAGGCCAGATGAAAGGAGTCCTTGCCAAACATGCTCCAAACTCACCGGTAATAGACCTGAGCCACGGGGTTGAACCGTTCTGCATCACTCAGGGAGCATTCTACCTGTGGTCCGCCCTGAATCATTTTCCTCAGGATACAGTTTTTGTTGCTGTAATTGATCCCGGAGTCGGAACAAACAGACGCATAATAGGTTGTGAACTTGGTTCACGAGTCATAATTGCCCCTGACAACGGGCTGGTCGAACTAGCTGAATATCTCAGTCCGGAAGCCATGATAGTTACAGATTTAAGCTCATTGGCTGCCAGAAAAGCCGCCAGTGCTACATTTCACGGAAGAGATATTTTCGCTCCCATCGCCGCGGCAGTATCAACCGGAGAACAACTTTCACTGATGGGCTCAAAGCTCCCTTTAAGAGATGTTGCCCGCACCGGTATCAGCCGCCCTGTATGGATGGAAAACGGAGTGGAAGCAATAGTCCTGCATCGTGACCGCTTTGGTAACCTGATCCTTAATATCAGAGATAATCACGTCCTGCCGGAACGGGTTGTACTCCCTGAAAATCCGCCACGCTATCCTGATAGCAGAATAGTCCGCAGGGCCGCCTGCTACGCAGAACTTCAACCCAGAACAACAGGGCTTATCATAGGCAGTCAGGGATTTTATGAACTGGCAGTCAATAAAGGCTCCGCAGCTCAGGAACTGAGCCTCGGCCCCGGAGACAGTGTAACATTCACATGGTAA